In Gordonia iterans, the following proteins share a genomic window:
- the mfd gene encoding transcription-repair coupling factor has translation MSTTPSLSGLNAYATRDGAFDVLRERIAEPRLALTAPDAARPFVAATLAQAGAGPLLVVTANGREADDLTKELSEMVGDGADAVAQFPSWETLPHERLSPSADTVGQRLAVLHRLADPDGDPLRVVITTVRSLIQPMAPGLGSLRTLTLREGLEVDFDGLVEQLVEMAYERVDMVGRRGEFAVRGGILDVFPTTADYPVRVEFWGDEITDMRAFSVADQRTQAEIDLSTGSTGSRGGGVQIHPCRELVLTEQVRARAGELAETTDDEALAEMLTKLAEGIPVEGMEAMIPALVEGQMQLLTEVLPATTRVLVLDPEKVRTRAADLERTGAEFLEASWNAAALGAGAPVQAGSVDLQASAYRPVSEVERATIAAGRSWWTFSPISSGGGDEVELDVQAGPAPHGDETAIADLLAGLRAQLASGGRAAVVAAGRGTAQRFVERLREAEVPARLMDDGETPTEDAVSVYHGTLRHGLVCHRLAGGSLVVVTEADLTGARVVGVKDGRKLPAKRRNQVDPLALTAGDLVVHDQHGIGRFVEMIERTVQGARREYLVLEYAPGKRGQPGDRLFVPMESLDQLSRYVGGEQPALSKLGGSDWANTKRKARKAVREIAGELVQLYAARHAAPGHAFAPDTPWQREMEDAFDFTETVDQMTVIAEVKADMEKPVPMDRVIVGDVGYGKTEIAVRAAFKAVQDGKQVAVLVPTTILAGQHLQTFAERMAGFPVKVRGLSRFTSPAESKEIIREMASGEVDVVIGTHRLLQTGVVWKDLGLVIVDEEQRFGVEHKEHIKSLRTHVDVLTMSATPIPRTLEMSMAGIREMSTILTPPEERHPVLTYVGAYSEKQVGAAIRRELLRDGQVFYVHNRVSTIDKTAKALARMVPEARIAVAHGQMPEELLEKTVDAFWNREYDVLVCTTIIETGLDISNANTLIVDRAENFGLSQLHQLRGRVGRSRERGYAYLFYSGEKPLTETAYDRLATIAQNNELGAGMAVALKDLELRGAGNVLGAEQSGHVAGVGFDLYVRLVGEAVEAYRAAADGQAISQEETKEVRIDLPVDAHIPVEYVEADRLRLEAYRKLASAASDTDVDEVMAELNDRYGEPPVETRRLASIARLRLRCRERGVTEVTLAGENVRLAPLVLVDSEQVRLARLYKSANYRATTHTVMLPVPRTAGMGSPRLRDDDLIQYLVTFLTTLLPRD, from the coding sequence GTGTCGACCACTCCCTCTCTGTCCGGGCTGAACGCCTATGCCACGCGCGACGGCGCCTTCGACGTCCTCCGGGAGAGGATCGCCGAGCCGCGGCTCGCGCTGACCGCCCCCGATGCGGCGCGGCCGTTCGTGGCGGCGACGCTGGCGCAGGCGGGCGCCGGTCCGCTGCTGGTGGTGACCGCCAACGGGCGCGAGGCCGACGACCTGACCAAGGAGCTGTCGGAGATGGTCGGCGACGGCGCCGACGCGGTGGCGCAGTTCCCGTCGTGGGAGACGCTGCCGCACGAGCGGCTCTCGCCCAGCGCGGACACCGTCGGCCAGCGGCTCGCGGTGCTGCATCGGCTGGCCGACCCCGACGGCGATCCGCTGCGGGTGGTGATCACCACGGTGCGGTCGCTGATCCAGCCGATGGCGCCGGGGCTGGGCTCGCTGCGGACGCTGACGCTTCGCGAGGGCCTCGAGGTGGACTTCGACGGTCTGGTGGAGCAGCTGGTCGAGATGGCCTACGAGCGAGTGGACATGGTCGGCCGGCGCGGCGAGTTCGCGGTCCGCGGCGGCATCCTCGACGTCTTCCCGACGACGGCCGATTATCCGGTGCGCGTGGAGTTCTGGGGCGACGAGATCACCGACATGCGGGCGTTCTCGGTGGCCGATCAGCGGACGCAGGCGGAGATCGACCTTTCGACGGGCTCGACGGGCTCGCGGGGCGGTGGCGTGCAGATTCACCCGTGCCGCGAGCTGGTGCTCACCGAGCAGGTGCGGGCGCGCGCCGGCGAACTCGCCGAGACGACCGACGACGAGGCGCTGGCCGAGATGCTCACCAAGCTCGCCGAGGGAATCCCGGTCGAGGGCATGGAGGCGATGATCCCGGCGCTCGTCGAGGGGCAGATGCAGTTGCTCACCGAAGTGCTGCCGGCGACCACACGCGTGCTGGTGCTGGACCCGGAGAAGGTCCGCACGCGGGCGGCCGACCTGGAGCGGACCGGGGCGGAGTTCCTGGAGGCGTCGTGGAACGCCGCCGCGCTCGGTGCGGGTGCTCCGGTGCAGGCCGGAAGCGTCGACTTGCAAGCGAGCGCCTACCGGCCGGTGTCCGAGGTGGAGCGGGCGACGATCGCGGCGGGGCGATCGTGGTGGACCTTCAGTCCGATCTCGTCGGGCGGCGGGGACGAGGTGGAGCTCGACGTGCAGGCGGGGCCGGCGCCGCATGGAGACGAGACGGCGATCGCCGATCTGCTCGCGGGCCTGCGGGCCCAGCTGGCCTCGGGCGGCCGGGCGGCAGTGGTCGCGGCGGGCCGGGGCACGGCGCAGCGGTTCGTCGAACGTCTGCGGGAGGCCGAAGTTCCCGCGCGGCTGATGGACGACGGCGAGACGCCCACCGAGGACGCGGTGTCGGTGTACCACGGAACCCTTCGTCATGGACTCGTCTGCCATCGGCTCGCCGGCGGATCGCTCGTCGTCGTCACCGAGGCCGATCTGACCGGCGCGCGGGTGGTCGGTGTGAAAGACGGCCGCAAGCTGCCCGCCAAGCGGCGCAACCAGGTGGATCCGCTGGCGCTGACCGCGGGCGACCTGGTCGTGCACGACCAGCACGGCATCGGGCGCTTCGTCGAGATGATCGAGCGGACCGTGCAGGGCGCGCGGCGCGAATATCTGGTCCTCGAGTACGCGCCCGGAAAGCGCGGCCAGCCGGGCGACCGGCTGTTTGTGCCGATGGAGTCGCTGGATCAGCTGTCGCGGTACGTCGGCGGCGAGCAGCCCGCCCTGAGCAAGCTCGGCGGCAGCGACTGGGCCAACACGAAACGCAAGGCGCGCAAGGCAGTTCGCGAGATCGCCGGGGAACTGGTGCAGCTGTACGCGGCGCGGCATGCGGCGCCCGGGCACGCGTTCGCGCCGGACACCCCGTGGCAGCGCGAGATGGAGGACGCATTCGACTTCACCGAGACCGTCGACCAGATGACGGTGATCGCCGAGGTCAAGGCCGACATGGAGAAGCCGGTGCCGATGGACCGGGTGATCGTCGGCGACGTCGGCTACGGCAAGACCGAGATCGCGGTGCGCGCGGCGTTCAAGGCGGTGCAGGACGGCAAGCAGGTGGCGGTGCTGGTGCCGACGACGATCCTTGCCGGACAACATCTTCAGACGTTCGCCGAACGCATGGCGGGCTTCCCGGTGAAGGTGCGTGGTCTTTCGCGGTTCACTTCGCCGGCGGAGTCCAAGGAGATCATCCGGGAGATGGCCTCGGGCGAGGTGGACGTGGTGATCGGCACGCATCGGTTGTTGCAGACCGGCGTGGTGTGGAAGGACCTCGGACTGGTGATCGTCGACGAGGAGCAGCGCTTCGGCGTCGAGCACAAGGAGCACATCAAGTCGTTGCGGACGCACGTCGATGTGCTGACGATGTCCGCGACGCCGATACCGCGGACGCTGGAGATGTCGATGGCCGGCATCCGGGAGATGTCGACCATCCTCACACCGCCGGAGGAGCGGCACCCGGTGCTCACGTACGTCGGCGCGTATTCGGAGAAGCAGGTCGGCGCGGCGATCCGGCGTGAGCTGCTGCGCGACGGCCAGGTGTTCTACGTGCACAACCGGGTCTCGACCATCGACAAGACGGCCAAGGCTCTGGCCCGGATGGTGCCGGAGGCGAGAATCGCTGTGGCACACGGGCAGATGCCGGAGGAACTGCTGGAGAAGACCGTCGATGCGTTCTGGAACCGGGAGTACGACGTCCTGGTGTGCACGACGATCATCGAGACCGGCCTGGACATCTCGAACGCGAACACGCTGATCGTCGACCGGGCCGAGAACTTCGGCCTGTCGCAGTTGCACCAGTTGCGCGGGCGGGTGGGGCGGTCGCGCGAGCGCGGGTACGCCTATCTCTTCTACAGCGGCGAGAAGCCGTTGACGGAGACCGCGTACGACAGGCTCGCGACCATTGCGCAGAACAACGAGCTCGGTGCGGGAATGGCTGTGGCGCTGAAGGATCTGGAACTGCGCGGTGCCGGCAACGTGCTGGGCGCCGAGCAGTCGGGCCATGTGGCCGGCGTCGGGTTCGACCTGTACGTGCGGCTGGTCGGCGAGGCGGTGGAAGCCTATCGCGCAGCCGCCGACGGGCAGGCGATCAGTCAGGAGGAGACCAAGGAGGTGCGGATCGATCTGCCGGTCGACGCGCACATCCCGGTCGAGTACGTCGAGGCCGACCGTCTGCGGCTGGAGGCGTACCGGAAGCTGGCCTCGGCGGCATCGGATACGGACGTCGACGAGGTGATGGCCGAGCTGAACGACCGCTACGGCGAGCCTCCGGTCGAGACCCGGCGGCTGGCGTCGATCGCGCGGCTGCGACTGCGATGCCGTGAGCGCGGGGTCACCGAGGTGACGCTGGCGGGCGAGAACGTGCGTCTCGCTCCGCTGGTGCTGGTCGACAGCGAGCAGGTCCGTCTCGCCCGGCTGTACAAGTCGGCGAACTATCGCGCGACGACGCACACCGTGATGCTGCCCGTCCCGCGGACGGCGGGGATGGGCTCGCCGAGACTGCGCGACGACGACCTGATCCAGTACTTGGTGACCTTCCTGACCACGCTCCTGCCGCGAGACTGA
- a CDS encoding MazG family protein produces MPVILMDPALPDLIPAHGVSYLSGHVFVTEEVHPKLLWDLPSYEYVSVPRELPPGSVVLTSDREHPLVRQQIAHGDELIGGQTVTGTRLLEAVALMDRLRRTGPWEKQQTHDSLRRYLLEEVYELLDAFDGDDSSELCSELGDLLLQVLFHARIAEDSAVGAFDIDDVAQSFISKVSYRTPGVLAGEHADIERQINEWEERKAAERSRGSVLDGLVTAQPALSLTQKLFERLGAAGFPRDAISPNLTRVDIPVRKHARESVEDNLRRAVLTLMRQVRAAENAAGVDGVVPRDENTWRKYLGMSYDDAEPDEEIVPSLVEPPDEESVPSLVEPVRSEATSRVETPTDIVEAEIVAVDEGEAAVEGEVVVEAKPGTETTDSIPPVQASKPYDNVPLNDPSSFYFAFPKPGTHEAPPPRPEVPRGGFPEAEDFPAGHDRADPLADDRPAPFADRADPLVDRADPLADRAESRSNFPAPPPIPKRTVKKDPIKAKDRTLDLPYGDPVVPDLVVKSDWDE; encoded by the coding sequence ATGCCGGTGATCCTGATGGATCCAGCGCTGCCCGACCTGATCCCGGCACACGGGGTGTCGTACCTGTCTGGGCATGTGTTCGTCACCGAGGAGGTCCATCCCAAGCTGCTGTGGGACCTGCCGTCGTACGAGTACGTCAGCGTGCCGAGGGAGCTTCCGCCGGGGTCGGTGGTGCTCACGTCCGATCGCGAGCATCCGCTGGTCAGGCAGCAGATCGCGCACGGAGACGAGCTGATCGGCGGACAGACCGTCACCGGCACGAGGCTGCTCGAAGCCGTCGCCCTGATGGATCGTCTGCGCAGGACCGGTCCGTGGGAGAAGCAGCAGACGCACGACTCACTGCGCAGGTACCTCCTGGAGGAGGTCTACGAGCTGCTCGACGCGTTCGACGGGGACGATTCGAGCGAGCTGTGCTCCGAGCTGGGTGATCTGCTGCTGCAGGTGCTCTTCCACGCTCGGATCGCGGAGGATTCGGCGGTCGGCGCGTTCGACATCGACGACGTCGCGCAGAGCTTCATCTCGAAGGTGTCGTACCGGACGCCGGGCGTGCTGGCGGGCGAGCACGCGGACATCGAGCGCCAGATCAACGAGTGGGAGGAACGTAAGGCTGCCGAGCGGAGCCGGGGAAGCGTGCTCGACGGTCTGGTGACCGCGCAGCCGGCGCTCTCGCTGACGCAGAAGCTGTTCGAGCGCCTGGGGGCGGCCGGCTTCCCCCGCGACGCGATCAGCCCCAACCTGACCCGGGTCGACATCCCGGTCCGCAAGCACGCGCGGGAGAGCGTCGAGGACAACCTCCGCAGGGCCGTGCTCACGCTGATGCGCCAGGTGCGCGCCGCCGAGAACGCCGCGGGCGTCGACGGCGTGGTCCCGAGGGACGAGAACACCTGGCGCAAATACTTGGGCATGTCGTACGACGACGCCGAGCCCGACGAGGAGATAGTCCCTTCGCTCGTTGAGCCCCCCGACGAGGAGAGCGTCCCTTCGCTCGTTGAGCCGGTGAGGAGCGAAGCGACGAGCCGTGTCGAAACGCCCACCGACATCGTGGAAGCCGAGATCGTCGCGGTAGACGAGGGTGAGGCGGCAGTCGAGGGCGAGGTCGTGGTCGAGGCGAAACCCGGCACCGAGACGACGGACTCGATCCCGCCCGTCCAGGCCTCCAAGCCGTACGACAACGTCCCCCTCAACGACCCGAGCTCCTTCTACTTCGCCTTCCCGAAGCCCGGCACCCACGAGGCCCCGCCCCCGCGTCCCGAGGTTCCGCGGGGAGGTTTCCCCGAGGCCGAGGACTTCCCAGCGGGCCATGACCGAGCGGACCCCCTCGCTGATGATCGACCGGCTCCCTTCGCCGATCGAGCGGACCCCCTCGTTGATCGAGCGGACCCCCTCGCTGATCGAGCGGAGTCGAGATCAAACTTCCCAGCACCGCCGCCCATCCCGAAACGCACAGTGAAGAAGGACCCCATCAAGGCGAAGGACCGGACCCTGGACCTCCCGTACGGGGACCCTGTCGTGCCCGACCTAGTCGTGAAGTCCGACTGGGACGAATAG
- a CDS encoding HNH endonuclease translates to MARTDWTRPELILAVAVRDEIGWAGSPSRQDPRVVELSEFLRAANPALAYDEDFRSTGSVRAKLENLKTSMPDYPGKRTKGGRATEDVMASFVEDPTRLLDLAGFVRANPQLLAIADGDEDQGVDELVDLDEIAELGATSAIEGAVARRLAVVRERNPGLRRAKIRQSWRDRGAISCEVCGFDFEAVYGEHGAGYIHVHHRVPLHITDEVETDLAALVLLCANCHAMIHRSTPWLKVDELEALIKSSRATD, encoded by the coding sequence GTGGCGCGTACCGATTGGACGCGACCGGAGCTCATCCTCGCGGTTGCTGTGCGAGACGAAATTGGCTGGGCAGGTTCGCCTTCGCGGCAGGACCCGCGCGTGGTGGAACTGTCGGAATTCTTGCGTGCCGCGAACCCTGCGCTGGCCTACGACGAAGACTTCAGGAGCACAGGCTCAGTTCGGGCCAAGTTGGAGAACCTCAAGACGAGCATGCCGGACTACCCGGGGAAGCGCACGAAGGGCGGTCGGGCGACCGAGGACGTGATGGCTTCGTTCGTCGAAGACCCGACCCGGCTGCTGGACCTGGCCGGGTTCGTCCGTGCGAATCCACAGTTGTTGGCCATCGCAGACGGTGACGAGGATCAGGGCGTCGACGAGTTGGTCGACCTCGACGAGATCGCGGAGCTTGGTGCCACCAGCGCTATCGAAGGAGCTGTTGCCCGGCGATTAGCGGTAGTTCGCGAGAGAAACCCGGGCCTCCGGCGAGCGAAGATCCGGCAGTCGTGGCGAGATCGGGGTGCCATCTCCTGCGAGGTGTGCGGATTCGACTTTGAGGCCGTCTATGGCGAGCATGGTGCCGGCTACATTCACGTGCATCATCGGGTTCCGCTGCACATCACCGATGAGGTCGAAACAGACCTTGCTGCGCTTGTCCTCCTGTGCGCGAACTGTCACGCGATGATTCACCGTTCGACGCCCTGGCTGAAGGTTGACGAGCTCGAAGCGCTCATCAAGAGTTCTCGCGCAACTGATTGA
- a CDS encoding very short patch repair endonuclease: MKSVEFEAPTPGRSRNMAAIKRKDTRPETALRSALHRQGMRFRKDLPIRTADRLVRPDIVFTRQKLAVFVDGCFWHSCPVHGRLPTTNTEYWTPKLATNARRDVAQRASLEAEGWTVLRLWEHEDPEEAASVVVVAINQLRENS, from the coding sequence ATGAAGTCAGTCGAGTTCGAAGCGCCCACGCCAGGGCGGTCGCGAAACATGGCTGCGATCAAGCGGAAGGACACGCGGCCAGAGACTGCGCTGCGGAGCGCCCTGCACCGACAGGGTATGCGCTTCAGGAAGGACCTTCCGATTCGGACAGCGGATCGCCTGGTGAGGCCGGACATCGTCTTCACGAGGCAGAAGCTCGCAGTCTTCGTCGACGGCTGCTTCTGGCACAGTTGCCCAGTACATGGGCGCCTGCCCACGACGAACACCGAGTACTGGACCCCGAAGCTGGCGACCAACGCGAGGCGAGATGTCGCCCAGAGAGCATCACTGGAAGCCGAGGGATGGACAGTGCTGCGACTGTGGGAACACGAGGACCCGGAGGAGGCAGCTTCGGTTGTCGTCGTGGCGATCAATCAGTTGCGCGAGAACTCTTGA